The Athalia rosae chromosome 7, iyAthRosa1.1, whole genome shotgun sequence genome window below encodes:
- the LOC105691074 gene encoding uncharacterized protein LOC105691074 — protein sequence MAIPFALPTEDEAEAQERRLQGLLLDVYGILQQVIRMRSYQNPSQNHRVHRRSGDAPVSRDHPLVLVDSDLSRLPLPDLVSSAIEQLPPPMPQVTASAPSSPTRDVAFQFPEFNPQVPTPSPRPRPRRRLVSENSALKKEQPGTSYSSIHHSSQNCCSSTSNEENEWASVGANLRNIADDFHASKNKDDSDAEKSSLPVIGTGDSPADSFLSLLIDAPVRETLWTTVALYLGWRLVSHLR from the exons ATGGCGATACCTTTCGCTCTTCCTACCGAAGACGAAGCGGAGGCGCAAGAAAGACGCCTTCAGGGTCTCCTCTTGGACGTTTACGGTATCCTGCAACAGGTCATCAGGATGAGAAGCTACCAAAATCCATCTCAAAATC ATCGAGTTCACCGTCGCTCCGGAGACGCTCCCGTATCGCGGGATCACCCGTTGGTCCTAGTCGATTCGGATTTGTCACGTCTGCCGCTTCCCGATCTGGTTTCTTCCGCCATCGAGCAACTACCCCCGCCGATGCCACAGGTCACGGCGTCGGCACCGAGCAGTCCGACGCGGGACGTCGCCTTTCAATTCCCGGAATTCAACCCCCAGGTACCGACACCGAGTCCGAGACCGCGTCCCCGGAGACGGCTGGTATCCGAAAATTCGGCcctaaaaaaagaacaacccGGTACCAGCTACTCCTCCATACATCACAGTTCGCAAAACTGCTGCAGCTCGACATCGAACGAGGAAAACGAGTGGGCCAGCGTCGGCGCTAATCTGAGGAACATCGCCGACGATTTTCACGCATCCAAAAACAAG GACGATTCGGACGCGGAGAAATCGAGTCTTCCGGTAATCGGTACGGGAGATTCACCAGCGGATAGTTTCCTGTCGTTGTTGATCGACGCTCCTGTACGTGAAACTCTGTGGACCACGGTAGCGTTGTACCTCGGCTGGCGGTTGGTTTCTCACCTTCGatag